From Passer domesticus isolate bPasDom1 chromosome 20, bPasDom1.hap1, whole genome shotgun sequence, one genomic window encodes:
- the NUP85 gene encoding nuclear pore complex protein Nup85 isoform X1 — translation MDEPDTEPPLVVVPGADPSARQLCFAWGPAEVLVCETLFGRAGTGDGAPSSSRVFVVRRDQDIYIHTLRKLFNESHGIFMGLQRSEEELAGKSRKAQLVQVSKNYRSVIRACMEDMHQAAVSTRDPALQGQYSTQVSILSAMELIWNLCEILFVEAATAGPLLLRLLDWVRLHVCDVDSMVREVLSSESPSKHKLFWNVVDVFVLQGRMDEARHLLSKEATANPTSMNMYKILDDLMKKMPVPSLGNTQTLTELELKWQHWHEECQRYLQDGTFASNPHMESICKILLGDEDAILEKKELMTTWYHFLVTRLLYSHPTVKPMELRFYAQSSMDLFLGGESSPEPLDMILMAAFEFEMHQVIKECSIVLSNWWFVAHLTDLLDHCKLLQSHNLYFGSNMREFLLLEYASGLFSHHSLWQLGVDYFDHCPEYGRVYLELHIERVPLSTEQKALKVLRVCEQRQMHEQVRSICKIMAMKALRNNRLGSALSWSIRAKDAAFATLISDRFLKDYCERGCFSDLDLIDNLGPSMLLSDRLTFLGKYREFHRLYGEKCFAEAARLLLTLMTAHIAPCSFWMTLLTDALPLLEQKEVIFSAEQTYELMRCLEDLTAGNPDKQKLQDDDIETTKVEMLRLALARNLARVIIKEGTVEGS, via the exons ATGGACGAGCCGGACACGGAGCCGCCGCTCGTG GTGGTGCCGGGCGCGGACCCGTCGGCCCGGCAGCTGTGCTTCGCCTGGGGCCCCGCGGAGGTGCTGGTGTGCGAGACGCTCTTCGGCCGCGCAG GTACCGGCGATGGAGCACCGAGCTCGTCCCGCGTCTTCGTGGTCCGCAGGGACCAGGACATTTACATCCATACCCTGCGGAAGCTCTTCAATGAATCGCACGGGATTTTCATGGGGCTGCAGCGGAGCGAGGAGGAGCTGGCGGGGAAGTCGCGCAAGGCGCA ATTGGTTCAAGTGAGTAAAAACTACCGGTCAGTGATAAGAGCCTGCATGGAGGACATGCACCAGGCAGCTG TTTCGACCCGGGACCCTGCCCTGCAAGGCCAGTACAGCACTCAG GTTTCCATTCTCTCTGCAATGGAGCTGATCTGGAACCTGTGTGAGATTCTGTTTGTTGAAGCAGCTACAG CTGGGCCCCTCCTGCTGCGCCTGCTGGACTGGGTGCGGCTCCACGTGTGCGACGTGGACAGCATGGTCCGGGAAGTGCTGAGCAGTGAGAGCCCCTCCAAGCACAAGCTCTTCTGGAATGTG GTGGATGTCTTTGTGCTCCAAGGCCGGATGGACGAAGCACGGCACCTGCTCTCCAAGGAAGCCACTGCCAATCCCACATCCATGAACATGTACAAAATCTTGGATGACTTGATGAAGAAGATGCCTGTGCCCAGT CTTGGCAACACCCAGACACtgacagagctggagctgaagtGGCAGCACTGGCACGAGGAATGTCAACGGTATCTACAGGATGGAACTTTTGCTTCCAATCCCCACATGGAGTCCATCTGTAAG ATCCTGCTGGGAGACGAGGATGCCATTTTGGAGAAGAAGGAGCTCATGACCACCTGGTATCACTTCCTCGTCACCCGGCTCCTGTATTCTCACCCGACGGTGAAGCCCATGGAGCTGCGTTTCTATGCACAG TCTAGTATGGACCTGTTCCTGGGTggagagagcagccctgagcctcTGGACATGATTTTAATGGCAGCCTTTGAATTTGAGATGCATCAAGTGATCAAGGAATGCAG CATTGTCCTGAGCAACTGGTGGTTTGTGGCTCATCTGACTGACCTGTTGGATCACTGCAAACTCCTGCAGTCTCACAATCTCTA TTTTGGTTCAAATATGCGTGAATTCCTCCTGCTGGAGTATGCCTCAGGACTCTTCTCCCATCACAG cctgtggcaGCTGGGGGTGGATTACTTCGACCACTGCCCGGAGTACGGGCGGGTGTACCTGGAGCTGCACATCGAGCGCGTCCCGCTCAGCACGGAGCAGAAGGCGCTCAAGGTGCTGCGCGTCTGCGAGCAGAGGCAGATGCACGAGCAAG TGCGCAGCATCTGTAAGATCAtggccatgaaggctctgcgGAACAACCGCTTGGGCTCGGCGCTGTCCTGGAGCATCCGAGCCAAGGACGCGGCTTTTGCCACCCTCATCTCGGACAG ATTCCTTAAGGACTATTGTGAAAGGGGGTGTTTCTCTGACCTGGACCTCATTGACAATCTGGGCCCATCCATGCTGCTCAGTGACCGGCTCACGTTCCTTG GGAAGTACCGGGAGTTCCACCGGCTCTACGGGGAGAAGTGCTTCGCGGAGGCGGCGCGGCTGCTGCTGACGCTGATGACGGCGCACATCGCCCCCTGCTCCTTCTGGATGACGCTGCTCACGGACGCGCTCCCGCTGCTGGAGCAGAAGGAG GTCATATTTTCAGCAGAGCAGACTTACGAGTTGATGCGATGCCTGGAAGACCTGACAGCAGGGAATCCAGACAAGCAGAAATTGCAG
- the NUP85 gene encoding nuclear pore complex protein Nup85 isoform X2 has product MEDMHQAAVSTRDPALQGQYSTQVSILSAMELIWNLCEILFVEAATAGPLLLRLLDWVRLHVCDVDSMVREVLSSESPSKHKLFWNVVDVFVLQGRMDEARHLLSKEATANPTSMNMYKILDDLMKKMPVPSLGNTQTLTELELKWQHWHEECQRYLQDGTFASNPHMESICKILLGDEDAILEKKELMTTWYHFLVTRLLYSHPTVKPMELRFYAQSSMDLFLGGESSPEPLDMILMAAFEFEMHQVIKECSIVLSNWWFVAHLTDLLDHCKLLQSHNLYFGSNMREFLLLEYASGLFSHHSLWQLGVDYFDHCPEYGRVYLELHIERVPLSTEQKALKVLRVCEQRQMHEQVRSICKIMAMKALRNNRLGSALSWSIRAKDAAFATLISDRFLKDYCERGCFSDLDLIDNLGPSMLLSDRLTFLGKYREFHRLYGEKCFAEAARLLLTLMTAHIAPCSFWMTLLTDALPLLEQKEVIFSAEQTYELMRCLEDLTAGNPDKQKLQDDDIETTKVEMLRLALARNLARVIIKEGTVEGS; this is encoded by the exons ATGGAGGACATGCACCAGGCAGCTG TTTCGACCCGGGACCCTGCCCTGCAAGGCCAGTACAGCACTCAG GTTTCCATTCTCTCTGCAATGGAGCTGATCTGGAACCTGTGTGAGATTCTGTTTGTTGAAGCAGCTACAG CTGGGCCCCTCCTGCTGCGCCTGCTGGACTGGGTGCGGCTCCACGTGTGCGACGTGGACAGCATGGTCCGGGAAGTGCTGAGCAGTGAGAGCCCCTCCAAGCACAAGCTCTTCTGGAATGTG GTGGATGTCTTTGTGCTCCAAGGCCGGATGGACGAAGCACGGCACCTGCTCTCCAAGGAAGCCACTGCCAATCCCACATCCATGAACATGTACAAAATCTTGGATGACTTGATGAAGAAGATGCCTGTGCCCAGT CTTGGCAACACCCAGACACtgacagagctggagctgaagtGGCAGCACTGGCACGAGGAATGTCAACGGTATCTACAGGATGGAACTTTTGCTTCCAATCCCCACATGGAGTCCATCTGTAAG ATCCTGCTGGGAGACGAGGATGCCATTTTGGAGAAGAAGGAGCTCATGACCACCTGGTATCACTTCCTCGTCACCCGGCTCCTGTATTCTCACCCGACGGTGAAGCCCATGGAGCTGCGTTTCTATGCACAG TCTAGTATGGACCTGTTCCTGGGTggagagagcagccctgagcctcTGGACATGATTTTAATGGCAGCCTTTGAATTTGAGATGCATCAAGTGATCAAGGAATGCAG CATTGTCCTGAGCAACTGGTGGTTTGTGGCTCATCTGACTGACCTGTTGGATCACTGCAAACTCCTGCAGTCTCACAATCTCTA TTTTGGTTCAAATATGCGTGAATTCCTCCTGCTGGAGTATGCCTCAGGACTCTTCTCCCATCACAG cctgtggcaGCTGGGGGTGGATTACTTCGACCACTGCCCGGAGTACGGGCGGGTGTACCTGGAGCTGCACATCGAGCGCGTCCCGCTCAGCACGGAGCAGAAGGCGCTCAAGGTGCTGCGCGTCTGCGAGCAGAGGCAGATGCACGAGCAAG TGCGCAGCATCTGTAAGATCAtggccatgaaggctctgcgGAACAACCGCTTGGGCTCGGCGCTGTCCTGGAGCATCCGAGCCAAGGACGCGGCTTTTGCCACCCTCATCTCGGACAG ATTCCTTAAGGACTATTGTGAAAGGGGGTGTTTCTCTGACCTGGACCTCATTGACAATCTGGGCCCATCCATGCTGCTCAGTGACCGGCTCACGTTCCTTG GGAAGTACCGGGAGTTCCACCGGCTCTACGGGGAGAAGTGCTTCGCGGAGGCGGCGCGGCTGCTGCTGACGCTGATGACGGCGCACATCGCCCCCTGCTCCTTCTGGATGACGCTGCTCACGGACGCGCTCCCGCTGCTGGAGCAGAAGGAG GTCATATTTTCAGCAGAGCAGACTTACGAGTTGATGCGATGCCTGGAAGACCTGACAGCAGGGAATCCAGACAAGCAGAAATTGCAG